One part of the Marinobacter sp. MDS2 genome encodes these proteins:
- a CDS encoding sugar transferase, translating to MIKRAFDVVVSGGALLVLFPLLMILAVVVASKLGRPVLFSQSRPGLGGKPFRMVKFRTMTDQRDANGELLPDSERMTGFGRFLRSTSLDELPELWNVLKGDMSLVGPRPLLMSYLSLYSEEQYRRHDVRPGVTGWAQINGRNAISWEEKFKLDVWYVDHRSFWLDLKILFLTVKKVLVRDGISGEGEVTMAPFTGSEKKDMK from the coding sequence GTGATTAAGCGTGCGTTTGATGTTGTTGTTTCTGGGGGAGCCCTGCTGGTTCTGTTTCCTCTTCTAATGATTCTTGCGGTTGTTGTTGCCTCTAAGTTAGGCCGACCTGTGTTGTTTTCGCAGTCGCGCCCAGGGTTGGGAGGCAAGCCTTTTCGTATGGTGAAGTTTCGCACGATGACGGATCAGCGGGATGCGAATGGCGAGTTGCTACCGGATTCGGAGCGAATGACCGGCTTCGGCCGTTTTTTGCGCTCGACGAGCCTTGATGAGCTTCCGGAACTTTGGAATGTCTTGAAAGGTGATATGAGCCTTGTTGGGCCAAGGCCGTTATTGATGAGCTATTTGTCGCTGTATTCCGAAGAGCAATACCGTCGCCACGATGTTCGCCCTGGTGTGACGGGTTGGGCACAGATAAATGGCCGTAATGCGATCTCTTGGGAAGAGAAATTCAAGCTGGATGTATGGTATGTGGACCACCGGTCGTTCTGGCTGGATTTAAAGATACTGTTTTTGACCGTGAAAAAGGTTCTCGTGCGAGATGGAATTAGTGGTGAGGGTGAAGTTACTATGGCACCTTTTACCGGTAGCGAAAAAAAGGATATGAAGTGA
- a CDS encoding glycosyltransferase family 4 protein, with protein sequence MRIVYLHQYFNTPDMVGGTRSYEMARRMVKAGHQVDMVTSRTDNAFTGNEWVRETISGINVHWLPVQYNNSMSIARRLLAFTEFARKAGAYAAKLEADVVFASSTPLTIALPGVRASRKRKVPLVFEVRDLWPEVPIAMGALRLPGSAFLAKRLEKWAYENSERIIALSPGMREGVINAGIDPAKVSCIPNSADIDLFNCAPSVGEGFRASRPWLGERPLVLYAGTFGRVNGVDYMVKLAEKMLGINSDVRFLAVGAGAEWDSVRNLASASGVLDVNFFMESAVPKKEVAQMFSAATICCSWVIGMEELWKNSANKVFDAMAAAKPVAINHGGWQKQLIEDHGIGVALPTEVSDAAAIKLNEFLLQPALVESAGQAAFKLAEAEFSRDILAKRLIGVLGEAVES encoded by the coding sequence ATGAGAATTGTTTACCTGCATCAGTATTTTAATACTCCGGATATGGTCGGGGGCACCCGGTCATATGAAATGGCTCGCCGGATGGTGAAGGCCGGCCACCAAGTGGACATGGTTACTTCAAGAACTGACAATGCTTTCACGGGTAACGAGTGGGTGCGGGAAACCATTTCGGGTATTAACGTTCATTGGTTGCCGGTTCAATACAACAATTCAATGAGTATTGCGCGGCGACTTCTCGCATTTACGGAGTTTGCTCGAAAGGCCGGAGCCTATGCGGCGAAGTTAGAGGCTGATGTTGTTTTTGCATCCAGTACGCCTCTCACGATAGCGCTTCCAGGCGTGCGCGCCAGCCGAAAGCGAAAAGTCCCGCTGGTTTTTGAAGTCAGGGATCTGTGGCCGGAAGTGCCGATTGCGATGGGAGCACTTCGTCTACCAGGGAGCGCTTTCCTCGCTAAGCGGCTTGAAAAATGGGCGTATGAGAATTCTGAGAGGATTATTGCTTTATCACCCGGTATGCGCGAAGGGGTGATCAACGCGGGCATTGATCCCGCCAAAGTTTCTTGCATACCCAATAGTGCGGATATTGATTTGTTTAACTGCGCCCCGTCGGTTGGTGAGGGTTTTAGGGCCAGTCGCCCTTGGCTTGGAGAGCGCCCCCTTGTTTTGTACGCCGGGACTTTTGGCCGTGTAAACGGGGTAGATTACATGGTGAAGCTTGCCGAGAAGATGCTGGGCATTAACTCTGACGTGCGTTTTCTCGCGGTTGGAGCCGGAGCTGAATGGGATAGCGTGCGGAACCTGGCGAGTGCTTCCGGTGTGCTCGATGTCAATTTCTTCATGGAAAGCGCGGTGCCTAAGAAAGAGGTTGCTCAAATGTTCTCTGCGGCGACAATATGCTGTTCTTGGGTGATCGGGATGGAGGAGCTTTGGAAGAATAGTGCGAACAAGGTTTTTGATGCCATGGCCGCAGCCAAACCCGTTGCTATAAACCACGGAGGGTGGCAAAAACAACTCATTGAAGATCACGGCATTGGCGTGGCTCTGCCGACTGAAGTCAGTGATGCGGCGGCTATAAAGTTAAATGAGTTTTTGCTGCAACCCGCGCTGGTTGAGTCTGCCGGACAAGCGGCATTTAAGCTAGCTGAGGCTGAGTTTTCTAGGGATATACTGGCCAAGCGCCTAATCGGCGTTCTTGGAGAGGCAGTTGAGTCGTGA
- a CDS encoding O-antigen ligase family protein: MIFIERNSLLVFLGAFFFYVLMAFGGFFSFLSQYVFFSLSVLLIFFASVFFYLLKSRGSEFGFVFYVLLVFSVFLLIGAIRSYEPVYALEKFDAFIVVTLIASILSGKLISNYGQYRFWHCYLLVSMAILAMTIVFKLKFGLMDRDVRFFLNGPIVFGWLMGFAALVSYVNFLRRQKLHLLLATALFSLAVVWTASKGPLVALAFVFLYFSLAHRIGRRYLLLGGFLAIGVAVVFFDVLWAAFLDSRFSGVYRLAQADVTQSDWGSIGIRQAMLFDSLAKILEFPLLGIGLGNYQYDVLFYPHNEHLEVFLELGVFAGFFHVLVVMWMLVKSNVEYRGYILFFVLCTSFSGDIGYLRFVYLFGFLGVILRHPLRYKKRKMLNHA, from the coding sequence ATGATATTCATTGAACGGAATAGTCTGCTGGTTTTTCTGGGAGCTTTCTTTTTTTATGTTCTCATGGCATTTGGCGGTTTTTTCTCGTTTTTGTCACAGTATGTTTTCTTTTCACTATCTGTATTGTTGATTTTTTTTGCCTCGGTGTTTTTTTATCTGCTTAAGTCTCGTGGATCTGAGTTTGGTTTCGTCTTTTATGTGTTACTTGTATTTAGTGTTTTTTTGCTGATCGGTGCAATTCGGAGCTACGAGCCCGTTTACGCGTTAGAGAAGTTCGATGCTTTCATTGTTGTGACCTTAATTGCGAGTATTCTATCCGGAAAACTGATATCAAATTACGGTCAATATCGATTCTGGCATTGTTATCTGCTTGTTTCGATGGCGATTCTCGCGATGACCATCGTGTTCAAGTTGAAGTTTGGGTTAATGGATCGTGATGTTCGTTTCTTTCTGAACGGTCCGATCGTTTTTGGTTGGTTGATGGGGTTTGCCGCGCTGGTGTCCTACGTAAATTTTCTTCGGCGACAGAAGTTGCACCTGCTTCTGGCAACGGCGCTGTTTTCATTGGCGGTGGTTTGGACAGCGTCGAAGGGGCCGCTTGTAGCCTTGGCTTTTGTCTTCTTGTATTTTTCTTTGGCCCACCGAATTGGCCGGCGTTATCTACTGCTGGGTGGTTTTTTGGCGATAGGTGTCGCAGTAGTTTTCTTTGATGTGTTATGGGCGGCGTTTTTGGATTCACGATTTTCCGGTGTGTATAGACTAGCGCAAGCAGATGTAACTCAGTCTGACTGGGGCTCTATCGGAATCCGACAGGCGATGTTGTTTGATTCCTTAGCTAAAATTTTGGAGTTCCCTCTCCTTGGTATCGGTTTGGGAAATTATCAGTACGATGTATTGTTTTATCCACACAATGAACATTTGGAAGTGTTTTTAGAGCTGGGTGTATTTGCGGGATTTTTTCACGTTTTGGTCGTGATGTGGATGCTGGTGAAAAGTAACGTAGAGTACAGAGGCTATATTTTGTTTTTTGTGTTGTGTACGTCGTTTAGTGGCGATATAGGCTACCTTCGGTTCGTTTATTTGTTTGGGTTTTTGGGCGTTATTCTTCGCCACCCCTTACGTTATAAAAAACGGAAAATGTTAAATCATGCATGA
- a CDS encoding lipopolysaccharide biosynthesis protein: protein MARFVRAFGARVVSAGGSLVIVLVLAKFFGVEALGVFAVAHAFFVAGSLVATWGAGNALMKFVGADRVSAGTLCIVVFAIKRAVWVGGVLGAVLAASAPWLADRFDMAELSPILIGVAVSIPLMGLVRVLSGIYKGLGRADVGCLLDNGGVLLAMSLLALASVWQSGEFAITLAVSYGVATLAFLVFGLVGLLGYWKQLMAASAEGDAVRTGAQREDYKRYKSVAQDFLYVNCSSLLMHSGAFILAGLYLSKQDVGLLKAAQQVAVAVEFVQMVLNAIYPPKFARAWAKRNTAELRSLVHNCFVLGFWGAFPFYIVITLWPGEVLSLLDRGLAQGGGVLILVATGQMINVLTGPGAQLLGMTDYSRRMRNISIASYVLSFLVMTPLIDAFSVEGGAIALLLFIALPNVIALYYATKLVSIRVVPSFRDFWGITKRCVAINQGRT from the coding sequence GTGGCTCGATTCGTTAGGGCGTTTGGCGCCAGAGTGGTTTCAGCTGGCGGCAGTCTGGTTATCGTATTGGTTCTGGCCAAGTTTTTTGGTGTAGAAGCGCTAGGGGTTTTTGCGGTTGCCCATGCGTTTTTCGTCGCTGGTTCGCTGGTCGCGACTTGGGGCGCAGGCAATGCGTTAATGAAGTTTGTGGGCGCCGATCGTGTAAGCGCCGGCACTTTGTGCATTGTCGTTTTCGCAATCAAGCGCGCAGTGTGGGTTGGGGGTGTTTTGGGGGCGGTGTTGGCCGCTTCAGCCCCTTGGCTAGCCGACCGTTTCGATATGGCGGAGTTGTCACCCATTCTGATCGGGGTCGCTGTTTCTATTCCGCTGATGGGATTGGTGCGGGTCCTCTCGGGTATATACAAGGGGCTGGGGCGCGCAGACGTCGGGTGCTTATTGGATAATGGCGGCGTCTTGCTGGCAATGTCGTTATTGGCTTTGGCCAGCGTTTGGCAAAGCGGCGAATTTGCAATCACGCTTGCGGTGTCTTACGGGGTTGCGACGCTCGCGTTTCTTGTATTCGGCCTGGTTGGTCTTCTGGGGTACTGGAAGCAATTGATGGCTGCTTCAGCCGAAGGGGATGCCGTCCGTACAGGAGCGCAACGTGAAGACTATAAACGCTATAAAAGTGTTGCCCAAGATTTCCTGTACGTAAATTGTAGCAGCCTCCTGATGCATTCTGGTGCCTTTATCTTGGCTGGTTTATATCTGAGTAAACAGGACGTTGGTTTATTAAAGGCTGCTCAGCAGGTGGCGGTTGCCGTTGAGTTCGTACAAATGGTGCTGAATGCTATCTATCCGCCGAAGTTCGCTCGGGCATGGGCTAAGCGTAATACCGCCGAACTACGGTCGTTAGTGCATAATTGTTTTGTGTTGGGTTTTTGGGGCGCTTTCCCGTTTTACATTGTGATTACTTTGTGGCCCGGGGAGGTGTTGAGTTTGCTTGATAGGGGCCTGGCACAAGGCGGGGGCGTGTTGATACTCGTCGCCACGGGGCAGATGATCAATGTGTTAACTGGCCCCGGAGCTCAACTCTTGGGAATGACCGACTATTCCCGCCGGATGCGGAATATTTCGATTGCCTCTTACGTTTTGTCCTTCTTAGTGATGACCCCGTTGATCGATGCGTTTTCTGTGGAAGGTGGCGCGATTGCGTTGCTGTTGTTTATCGCTCTTCCAAACGTTATCGCCTTATATTACGCCACTAAGCTGGTAAGTATCAGAGTTGTTCCAAGTTTTCGGGATTTCTGGGGGATCACCAAGCGCTGCGTTGCAATCAATCAAGGGCGTACTTAA
- the wecA gene encoding UDP-N-acetylglucosamine--undecaprenyl-phosphate N-acetylglucosaminephosphotransferase — MEAASPIGLMAVLFSYVSLFLLRPVAHHLRLVDTPDHRKLHKGAVPLVGGLSAFLGVFMAWVIWMPVLSAHGLFLLCAALLVIVGAVDDARDLPAKFRLAIQVILGAVLTFGSGISLTTFGDLLGFGAIELGILGPLVTIAAVIGATNAFNMVDGIDGLAGSLSLVALGSLALLFSESSGFSSELALAMGIGCALVPYLMANLRIPPFRRRIFMGDAGSMFIGFAVVWMLVNATQPDHTAMRPVTALWIIAIPLMDMVAIMFRRARKGQSVMMPDRDHLHHIFMRAGFTDREALVAITVVALLLASIGLLGDFYHVPEWFMFAAFLGLFAVYDWSLRHVWRLLVVFRGRGTI; from the coding sequence ATGGAAGCGGCTAGTCCGATCGGCCTTATGGCCGTTCTTTTTTCTTATGTATCCCTTTTTCTGCTTCGCCCTGTAGCGCATCATTTGCGGTTGGTGGACACGCCAGACCATCGAAAGTTGCACAAAGGGGCGGTTCCCTTGGTAGGTGGTTTAAGCGCATTCTTGGGTGTTTTTATGGCGTGGGTGATATGGATGCCCGTGCTCAGTGCCCATGGTTTGTTCTTGCTGTGTGCCGCGCTTCTGGTGATTGTGGGGGCGGTGGACGATGCCCGTGATTTGCCGGCTAAATTCCGGTTGGCCATTCAAGTGATTTTGGGGGCTGTGCTGACGTTTGGCTCCGGTATCTCGTTAACAACGTTTGGCGATTTGTTGGGTTTTGGTGCCATCGAATTGGGCATTCTGGGACCGTTAGTGACCATTGCAGCGGTGATTGGCGCGACTAATGCGTTCAATATGGTGGACGGGATTGACGGGTTGGCCGGTAGCTTGTCGTTGGTAGCGTTGGGTTCACTGGCATTGTTGTTTAGCGAATCTTCCGGTTTTTCATCGGAGTTGGCCCTTGCGATGGGTATAGGCTGCGCCTTGGTGCCTTATTTGATGGCGAACCTGAGAATTCCCCCGTTCCGCCGCCGCATTTTTATGGGTGATGCAGGCTCAATGTTTATCGGGTTTGCGGTGGTGTGGATGCTGGTGAATGCTACTCAACCAGATCACACTGCCATGCGCCCGGTGACGGCTTTATGGATTATCGCGATTCCGTTGATGGACATGGTCGCGATTATGTTCCGCCGTGCCCGTAAGGGGCAGTCTGTGATGATGCCGGATAGGGATCATTTGCATCACATCTTTATGCGAGCCGGTTTTACGGATCGTGAGGCGCTTGTGGCTATTACGGTGGTGGCGTTGCTGTTAGCTAGCATCGGGCTGCTAGGCGATTTCTACCATGTGCCTGAGTGGTTTATGTTTGCAGCGTTTCTTGGGTTGTTTGCGGTGTATGACTGGTCGTTGCGGCATGTTTGGCGGCTTTTGGTCGTGTTTCGGGGGCGCGGGACAATTTGA